A section of the Pochonia chlamydosporia 170 chromosome 2, whole genome shotgun sequence genome encodes:
- a CDS encoding transferase family protein (similar to Neosartorya fischeri NRRL 181 XP_001263102.1), which yields MELKPAGGSSVGSPILDGEELSAKTAQPTREVQDISRLILDIIFEYALNKFDDSKDRLENGATTFLSAIRPYVETGKRVEACLPAFPFKSANKVYKVLGNLPDKAEELALGRLNTMCARIRDVYPPGAHVTIISDGITYNDLLCISDQDTWAYGEALRKMAIKKKFDSIGFSRMKDLLDFPLPAKINEITYVANCTTFRRLLLNKYGRADLDIDHEIATNPDTKLTYLGYKRFLESDLKYIFPRGEDRTANGYRRDCKYLAKQMLIRGYAFAGAVKNAYPNHLRLSIHESVGGNKVSVCLLNTKTGFTTPWHCTVAQLADGEWVSAPMGEFIKDNRLELIYEDGQPSYFKEKPRGVDALGISESAASYLQEARPLNASGYLSGASTPMKGSANSPSAFTPPGTDKGSGATTPKTESPVILPSSGVEVVVEDEYSKTLLLEGKTDTSLIPYGKRLIPQIMDNLAAAEPDRTVFSLTTLSGSSPQFRQISARDFTKAVDKTAWWLRGQVGQPESVLPVGYIGPHDLRHILLTYACVKAGYAALFLSPKNNTEGALAVLEATRCNIWVTASEVPPVSLVREVLQQRTMQVLQLPLLDELLDSKTVEPFPYTKTFEEAIDDPFCFLHTSGTTGVPKPIPWSHGLIGTMDAVRLLPPVDGDDGLLPWTSDWKAGDTIYSSFPMSHGAGIIMDILMPALFDLHCILGPAGVLPNINLVETLAENAKIDIWSMVPSLVDEVGETPEVLAKLKPSKFICASGGPVSPVSAAKVNEVIRVLNLTGTTEGLFIGNLVTSREDWFWFCFHPYSGFEFKELEEGTYEHWVHRNSHWPLFQGIFHTFPDKQSINFKDLYTRHPTKPNLWAFKGRSDDLVVLSNGYKITPLETEAFVTTHPAINGCLIFGTGKPQAGLLIELKDPLSKPEELLDSIWETVKSANSMSRHKNQLLRDFVTFSDPEKPFIRTDKGTVKRTATLALYADYIERFYSSRNDDNFSNIVVDTSSPKLIQSCLIDILASSLPDVQTSPPDTNLFDLGLDSLGVFAAIKTIRAATGLGELIAPRHIYANPTIASLSATIARLAATANTANASASLEKSIDQDDVFKMKTLVAQHKTRQSFPLNAFDYVNPNHGMGLVFYFSLREDASYEQVFDNLQQGLNRTFDLIPALGGKMMNRSEQEIGYTRGDLCVTIPSLAMADSVHNRLVFKDLSDVLPSFDELRNGGFAPSAFKDSLVLRDDPFPKMPADIFVGQANFVRGGCIVAVDLNHCCLDGLGVMVAVKAWAENCRYLQGDKSATCDWYDQESFNHSLPEIIHEQEGWNRPLEEIDPGTWGFLPFFPPETDLPKTSAETKPCSEDQPLIPTDLRKTWSLNPRPDFPLHTVWPLPRAERCLKTTLFEITPDKLESLKQEVLADPESKGVTSLSDIAQAFFWRAAIRARYRVAKEIRKQTFQPDEMSILELPTDGRPYFSSLLPSTYMGSLLILNRSTMSIETLCSSETSIGRVAYLLRQSAASITPSLVHDAFTILQSLPDHSRFSTANMGLEHMHAMISNMMMFPMNEICFGDKFFSNAGSPESMRPQIERGNGRFRFLVIFPMKPDGGIELVLGTHPEELEMFNSDEEFTKYAHLVDTSC from the exons ATGGAGTTGAAACCTGCCGGTGGCTCCTCTGTTGGGTCTCCTATTCTGGATGGGGAAGAATTGTCGGCCAAGACTGCGCAACCAACTAGGGAAGTCCAAGATATCTCTCGTCTTATACTGGATATCATCTTTGAGTATGCCCTCAACAAGTTCGATGACTCCAAAGATCGACTGGAGAATGGTGCAACTACCTTTCTGTCCGCCATTCGGCCGTATGTCGAGACGGGCAAGCGAGTTGAGGCATGCCTGCCGGCGTTTCCCTTCAAGTCAGCAAATAAGGTGTACAAGGTACTCGGTAACCTCCCCGATAAAGCTGAGGAGCTCGCGCTCGGCCGTTTGAACACCATGTGCGCCCGCATTCGTGATGTTTACCCTCCAGGTGCTCATGTCACCATCATTTCTGATGGCATCACATACAATG ACTTGCTGTGTATATCAGATCAAGATACATGGGCCTACGGGGAGGCCCTACGTAAGATGGCAATCAAGAAGAAGTTCGATTCCATTGGCTTTTCTCGGATGAAAGATCTACTTGACTTCCCTCTTCCAGCAAAGATAAATGAGATCACCTACGTCGCAAATTGTACTACCTTTCGGCGATTACTCCTCAACAAGTACGGCAGGGCCGATCTAGACATCGATCATGAGATTGCCACGAATCCCGATACGAAGCTCACCTATCTCGGGTACAAGAGGTTCTTGGAGTCAGACTTGAAATACATCTTCCCCCGTGGAGAAGATCGAACAGCCAATGGGTATAGAAGAGATTGTAAATATCTGGCTAAGCAAATGTTGATCAGAGGATAC GCTTTTGCGGGCGCAGTAAAAAACGCCTACCCAAATCATTTGCGACTTTCCATTCACGAGTCAGTGGGCGGCAACAAAGTGTCAGTATGCttgctcaacaccaagactgGGTTCACAACTCCATGGCACTGTACCGTCGCACAGCTAGCAGATGGAGAATGGGTCAGCGCCCCTATGGGTGAGTTCATCAAAGACAATCGGCTGGAGCTCATATATGAGGATGGTCAGCCAAGCTACTTCAAGGAAAAGCCTCGGGGCGTTGATGCCCTCGGTATCAGCGAGTCAGCCGCAAGTTACCTCCAGGAAGCCAGACCTCTAAACGCCAGCGGGTATCTCAGCGGAGCATCGACTCCTATGAAAGGGTCAGCAAACAGCCCTTCTGCTTTTACACCTCCAGGGACCGACAAAGGCAGTGGTGCTACTACACCTAAAACAGAATCTCCCGTTATTCTTCCTTCAAGCGGTGTGGAGGTTGTGGTGGAAGATGAATATAGCAAGACGTTGTTATTGGAGGGCAAGACCGACACCTCTCTCATTCCATACGGCAAAAGACTTATTCCTCAAATCATGGACAACCTGGCAGCTGCTGAGCCAGATCGCACTGTCTTCTCTCTGACCACGTTATCCGGCTCTTCGCCACAGTTTCGACAAATCTCTGCCCGCGACTTCACCAAGGCCGTAGACAAGACCGCTTGGTGGCTTcgaggccaagttggccaacCTGAATCTGTCCTACCTGTGGGCTACATTGGACCGC ACGATTTAAGGCACATCCTGCTGACCTACGCCTGCGTGAAGGCAGGTTACGCT GCCCTGTTTCTCTCACCCAAGAACAATACAGAAGGAGCACTTGCTGTGCTCGAAGCAACTAGATGTAATATTTGGGTTACTGCCAGCGAGGTGCCCCCAGTTTCTTTGGTGAGAGAAGTGCTACAGCAACGCACTATGCAGGTGTTACAACTTCCGTTGCTCGACGAGTTGCTTGACTCCAAGACTGTGGAGCCATTCCCTTACACCAAGACATTTGAAGAAGCTATTGATGACCCGTTCTGCTTTCTTCATACTTCTGGAACCACAGGAGTGCCTAAGCCCATCCCATGGTCTCATGGTCTTATCGGTACCATGGATGCCGTGCGACTGTTGCCACCAgttgatggcgacgatggTTTGCTGCCGTGGACTTCAGACTGGAAAGCTGGAGATACGATTTACTCCTCATTCCCTATGAGCCAT GGCGCTGGCATCATAATGGATATTCTCATGCCTGCCTTATTCGACCTACATTGCATTTTGGGACCGGCTGGCGTCCTGCCTAATATCAACCTTGTGGAAACTCTGGCAGAGAATGCCAAgattgacatctggagcatGGTGCCTTCTCtcgtggatgaggttggCGAAACCCCAGAAGTACTTGCGAAGCTGAAGCCATCGAAGTTTATATGCGCCTCTGGAGGCCCGGTTAGCCCTGTTAGTGCTGCAAAGGTAAACGAGGTAATCAGAGTCCTCAATTTGACCGGCACAACGGAAGGTCTGTTCATTGGCAATCTCGTAACATCAAGAGAGgactggttctggttctgtTTCCACCCTTACTCTGGGTTCGAATTCAAGGAATTGGAAGAAGGCACATATGAACACTGGGTACATCGCAACAGTCACTGGCCATTGTTTCAAGGCATCTTCCACACATTCCCCGACAAGCAATCAATCAACTTCAAAGACTTGTACACGAGGCATCCTACAAAGCCAAACCTATGGGCTTTCAAAGGCAGAAGCGACGACCTAGTTGTCCTATCTAATGGGTACAAGATTACACCTTTGGAAACAGAGGCGTTTGTAACTACCCATCCTGCGATCAATGGATGTCTTATTTTCGGAACTGGAAAACCACAAGCTGGTCTTCTGATTGAGTTGAAGGACCCATTATCCAAGCCGGAGGAGCTACTTGACAGTATATGGGAAACAGTGAAATCAGCCAACTCGATGTCCAGGCACAAGAATCAGCTGCTAAGAGATTTTGTCACCTTTTCAGACCCTGAGAAGCCATTTATTCGCACAGACAAAGGCACTGTCAAGCGTACCGCCACCTTAGCCCTGTACGCCGATTACATTGAGCGCTTCTATAGCTCCCGAAATGACGATAACTTCAGCAATATCGTTGTTGATACAAGCTCGCCCAAGTTAATTCAGAGTTGCCTCATTGACATCCTCGCATCTTCACTCCCCGATGTCCAAACTTCACCTCCAGACACTAATTTATTTGACCTTGGACTGGACTCTTTGGGTGTCTTTGCGGCCATAAAGACAATCAGGGCCGCCACCGGACTCGGTGAGCTTATTGCTCCTCGTCATATCTACGCCAATCCCACAATCGCAAGCCTATCTGCTACCATCGCTCGTCTGGCGGCCACAGCAAATACTGCGAATGCTTCGGCTTCATTGGAGAAGTCAATCGATCAGGACGATGTTTTCAAGATGAAGACCCTGGTTGCACAGCATAAAACAAGGCAATCGTTCCCCCTCAATGCATTCGATTATGTGAATCCTAATCACGGCATGGGTCTGGTTTTCTACTTTTCGTTGCGCGAGGACGCTTCTTACGAGCAAGTATTTGACAACTTGCAGCAAGGACTGAATCGCACATTCGACCTCATTCCTGCTCTCGGTGGTAAGATGATGAACCGCTCAGAGCAAGAAATTGGCTATACTCGAGGAGATCTCTGCGTCACAATCCCTTCTCTCGCTATGGCAGACTCTGTTCACAACCGACTTGTCTTCAAAGATCTCTCTGATGTTCTCCCCTCATTTGACGAGTTGAGAAATGGGGGCTTTGCGCCGTCTGCTTTCAAAGACAGCTTGGTTCTACGAGATGATCCATTCCCCAAGATGCCGGCGGATATCTTTGTCGGTCAAGCCAATTTTGTCCGAGGCGGCTGTATTGTAGCCGTGGATCTGAACCATTgttgccttgatggccttggcgtCATGGTGGCCGTCAAAGCTTGGGCAGAAAACTGTCGATATCTGCAGGGAGATAAGTCCGCAACTTGCGACTGGTATGACCAGGAGAGCTTTAACCACAGCTTGCCCGAAATTATTCACGAGCAAGAGGGCTGGAATCGACCTCTTGAGGAGATTGACCCTGGTACCTGGGGCTTTCTGCCATTTTTTCCTCCAGAAACCGATCTCCCCAAAACATCTGCTGAAACGAAGCCGTGTTCTGAAGATCAGCCTCTGATTCCAACTGACCTGAGAAAGACATGGTCTCTCAATCCTAGACCTGATTTCCCTCTCCATACAGTGTGGCCTCTTCCTCGTGCTGAGCGATGTCTCAAGACGACACTCTTCGAGATCACTCCAGACAAATTGGAAAGCTTGAAGCAAGAAGTTCTGGCAGACCCTGAATCCAAAGGAGTCACATCCTTGAGCGATATTGCACAAGCCTTTTTCTGGCGGGCAGCTATCAGGGCACGATATCGTGTAGCCAAAGAAATCCGCAAGCAAACCTTTCAGCCTGACGAGATGTCCATTCTTGAGCTACCGACTGACGGACGTCCATACTTCTCCTCCCTGCTACCTTCGACGTACATGGGAAGTCTTCTCATCTTAAACCGATCAACTATGTCCATTGAGACGCTCTGTTCGTCGGAAACGAGCATAGGACGTGTTGCATATTTGCTCCGGCAGTCCGCTGCAAGCATCACCCCTTCGTTGGTACATGATGCATTCACAATTCTGCAGTCTCTCCCGGATCATAGCAGATTCTCGACCGCCAACATGGGTCTCGAGCACATGCATGCCATGATCTCCAATATGATGATGTTCCCAATGAACGAGATCTGTTTTGGAGACAAGTTCTTCAGCAATGCAGGTTCACCAGAGTCTATGCGGCCTCAGATTGAGCGTGGTAATGGCCGCTTCCGGTTTCTCGTAATCTTCCCAATGAAACCAGATGGGGGAATAGAACTCGTGTTGGGTACGCATCCTGAAGAATTGGAAATGTTCAATTCGGATGAGGAGTTCACAAAGTACGCGCATCTCGTTGACACGAGTTGCTGA
- a CDS encoding siderophore iron transporter (similar to Coccidioides immitis RS XP_001247665.1): protein MSAVAGTNVRIDSNTYTAIDSDENSSLLSEHNISGNDGDEDNPSLDSVVQPGVQSIEAVTLAWTTKTLVFAYLMIWLIYFVAGMLSSTSVILTPYVTSAFAKHSLTPAVGILSSIIGGVTNLTLAKVLDVFGRPQGYIFCVVLSTIGLAMMTTCSSVQAYAAAWVFQTVGNNGVLYSLTVFVADTSSLRNRGLMQAIVSSPNLITCWLAGPISSGFLNGPGWRWAFGMFTILVPSFTLPLFGLMWKNYQKAKKLGLIVKSNVEADRTALQSFLSYSTQFDAVGLILLSAGVAIFLLPFNLYSLQDWNSILVVGMLTLGALLITAFVVWEKGYATITFMPFSLLLDRTVFGACVLAATLYVSFSCWNSFFGSYLQVVNDLTVETTSYVVQTYTACSVLCAIIVGALIHYSGRFKPLCLYVGIPLSILGSGLMMYFCKVESSVGYIIMCQILISVAAGTIMVCDEVAILAAASHQHVAVCLAVLGLFGNIGGAVGLTFASAIWQDVFPKKLLDYLPVEEVPNLDKIYANLSTQLSYPVGSQTRLAIQHAYRDAQATMLAVGTAVWVVGFVGVFIWRDINVIGIKQNKGHVW, encoded by the coding sequence ATGAGTGCGGTAGCCGGCACCAACGTGAGAATCGACTCGAACACATATACTGCCATAGACAGTGATGAGAATTCGAGTCTTCTCAGCGAACACAACATCAgtggcaatgatggtgacGAGGATAACCCAAGCCTGGATTCTGTCGTCCAGCCCGGTGTGCAGAGCATCGAAGCTGTGACGCTGGCATGGACCACCAAAACCCTTGTCTTCGCCTATCTCATGATATGGCTCATTTACTTCGTCGCGGGCATGTTGTCCAGTACATCTGTTATTTTGACTCCCTACGTCACGTCCGCCTTTGCTAAACACTCTCTCACACCAGCAGTGGGCATCTTAAGCAGCATCATCGGCGGCGTCACCAACCTCACTCTCGCCAAGGTTCTTGATGTCTTTGGCCGCCCACAGGGCTATATTTTCTGTGTCGTTCTTTCAACGATCGGACTCGCTATGATGACGACTTGTAGCAGCGTGCAAGCTTACGCTGCCGCCTGGGTGTTTCAGACGGTCGGGAACAATGGTGTCCTGTATAGTCTGACTGTCTTTGTGGCCGACACTTCCTCCTTGCGCAATCGGGGTCTAATGCAGGCCATTGTGAGCTCTCCTAACCTGATTACATGCTGGTTGGCTGGACCTATCTCTTCTGGCTTCTTGAATGGACCCGGTTGGCGCTGGGCGTTTGGCATGTTTACCATTCTCGTGCCCTCTTTTACGCTCCCGCTCTTTGGTCTCATGTGGAAGAATTATCAAAAGGCTAAGAAGCTCGGGCTCATTGTCAAGagcaatgttgaagctgatCGCACTGCCTTGCAGTCTTTTCTCTCCTACTCCACGCAATTTGATGCGGTTGGCCTCATCCTGCTCTCAGCCGGtgttgccatcttcctcttgcCTTTCAATCTATACTCTCTTCAGGACTGGAACTCGATTCTTGTTGTCGGAATGCTGACATTGGGTGCCCTTCTCATCACTGCATTTGTTGTTTGGGAAAAGGGCTATGCAACTATTACATTCATGCCGTTCTCGCTCCTGCTTGACCGCACAGTTTTCGGTGCTTGCGTTCTAGCTGCTACGCTCTACGTTAGCTTCTCCTGCTGGAACAGCTTCTTCGGCTCGTACTTACAAGTCGTGAATGACCTCACCGTCGAAACCACAAGCTACGTCGTGCAGACCTACACCGCCTGCTCAGTCTTGTGTGCCATCATTGTTGGTGCTCTGATCCATTATTCCGGACGCTTTAAACCTTTGTGTCTTTATGTCGGAATCCCGCTTAGCATTCTGGGTTCGGGCCTGATGATGTACTTTTGCAAGGTCGAGAGCAGCGTGGGCTACATCATAATGTGTCAGATCCTAATTTCCGTCGCTGCCGGCACTATCATGGTCTGCGACGAAGTGGCAATTCTCGCGGCCGCTTCACATCAACATGTCGCCGTGTGCTTGGCTGTCCTGGGCTTGTTTGGGAATATCGGCGGCGCGGTTGGTTTGACGTTTGCCTCTGCAATCTGGCAAGACGTCTTTCCGAAGAAGCTTTTGGACTATCTTCCCGTTGAAGAAGTCCCAAACTTAGACAAGATTTATGCAAACCTTTCCACTCAGTTGTCATACCCGGTAGGGTCGCAAACGCGTCTCGCGATTCAACATGCGTACCGAGATGCTCAGgcgacaatgttggctgtggGTACTGCtgtttgggttgttgggTTCGTGGGAGTCTTCATTTGGCGTGACATTAATGTCATTGGTATAAAGCAAAACAAGGGGCACGTGTGGTAG
- a CDS encoding mediator complex subunit Med18 (similar to Metarhizium robertsii ARSEF 23 XP_007821657.1) has product MYELFLTSQVEEKDFNGACAVLSGFCAMSPWETVNRVLYFQGPPRPNGITNQTSIDKPLRKDAAFLWKDLHQSLSRQSFVLQARYEIVKSRDMGPSAAPVDLDSVPGILRWADFPDPPHGRPLLTQRKMVEIWEQKKLLSIMRDNNYRFKTETLEENYKFFRDEVEFCLTRQYFPRPISDYTPLESRGEGQPNPLTSMPDWDSVTPVDMQNRWILLVKSHVLQDNKPDEIRKAQDQLLSIRGELEGAFDFKTIDRKVHDTRVAQQQQGIQALPQKVIIGKS; this is encoded by the exons ATGTACGAGCTATTCTTGACGTCCCAGGTTGAGGAAAAGGACTTCAATGGTGCATGCGCTGTTTTAAGTGGCTTCTGTGCCATGTCTCCTTGGGAGACCGTGAACAGAGTACTCTACTTTCAAGGCCCTCCTCGACCAAACGGCATCACAAATCAGACATCCATCGACAAGCCTCTCCGAAAAGATGCCGCTTTTCTGTGGAAAGACCTTCATCAAAGCCTTAGCCGTCAGTCATTTGTACTTCAAGCCAGATACGAAATTGTTAAAAGTCGGGACATGGGACCCTCCGCCGCACCCGTCGACTTGGATAGTGTGCCAGGTATATTACGATGGGCAGATTTTCCGGACCCTCCCCACGGTAGACCGTTGCTTACTCAACGGAAAATGGTGGAAATCTGGGAACAAAAAAAGCTATTATCCATTATGCGAGATAATAACTACAG ATTTAAAACGGAAACATTAGAAGAAAATTACAAGTTCTTCCGTGACGAAGTCGAGTTTTGCCTCACTCGGCAGTACTTCCCGCGGCCCATTAGCGACTATACGCCGCTAGAATCCAGAGGCGAAGGGCAGCCCAACCCGttgacatcaatgccagACTGGGACAGCGTAACTCCAGTGGACATGCAGAACAGATGGATTCTCCTCGTCAAGTCACATGTGCTTCAAgacaacaaaccagacgagATAAGAAAAGCCCAAGACCAACTGTTATCCATACGCGGAGAGTTGGAAGGCGCATTTGACTTCAAGACAATTGACCGCAAGGTTCATGATACCCGAGTAgcccaacaacaacaaggaaTCCAGGCCTTACCCCAAAAAGTCATTATCGGCAAGTCTTGA